In a genomic window of Saccharothrix sp. HUAS TT1:
- a CDS encoding cysteine hydrolase family protein: MTELVLDPKTTAVVLIEYQNDFTSAGGALHDAVRDVMDTTGMLPKTVALVEAARAAGVTVMHAPITFVEGYNEISSHPYGILKGVVDGKAFVKGSWGAAIVDDLAPKGDDIVVEGKRGLDTFASTNLDFILRSKGITTIVLGGFLTNCCVESTMRTGYENGYKVVTLTDCVAATSQEEHDNALRFDFPMFSVPVTADDVIAALSAA; encoded by the coding sequence ATGACCGAGCTGGTGCTGGACCCGAAGACGACCGCCGTGGTGCTCATCGAGTACCAGAACGACTTCACCAGCGCGGGCGGTGCGCTGCACGACGCGGTCAGGGACGTCATGGACACCACCGGGATGCTGCCGAAGACGGTCGCGCTGGTCGAGGCGGCGCGGGCGGCCGGGGTGACGGTCATGCACGCGCCCATCACGTTCGTCGAGGGCTACAACGAAATTTCCTCCCACCCCTACGGCATCCTGAAGGGCGTCGTGGACGGCAAGGCGTTCGTCAAGGGCAGCTGGGGCGCGGCGATCGTGGACGACCTCGCGCCCAAGGGCGACGACATCGTGGTCGAGGGCAAGCGCGGGCTGGACACGTTCGCCAGCACGAACCTCGACTTCATCCTGCGCAGCAAGGGCATCACCACCATCGTGCTCGGCGGGTTCCTCACCAACTGCTGCGTCGAGTCGACCATGCGCACCGGCTACGAGAACGGGTACAAGGTCGTCACGCTGACCGACTGCGTCGCCGCCACCTCGCAGGAGGAGCACGACAACGCGCTGCGCTTCGACTTCCCGATGTTCTCGGTCCCGGTCACCGCCGACGACGTGATCGCCGCCCTGTCGGCGGCCTAG
- a CDS encoding lytic polysaccharide monooxygenase, with protein MSIPANKSLLARFFATIAIVGGLMASLLTGIASAHGSTVDPPSRNYGCWQRWGSDFQNPTMAQQDPMCWQAWQADTTAMWNWNGLYREGVAGNHQGAIPNGQLCSGGRTGGMRYAALDNPGQWKAVTKPRQFTLDIWDQARHGADYLRVYVTKQGFNATTTALGWNHLDLVATTGRYAPSDHYRVAVNAGSRTGRHVVYAIWQASHSDQSYYFCSDVIFQ; from the coding sequence ATGTCCATCCCTGCGAACAAAAGCCTGCTCGCCAGGTTCTTCGCGACGATAGCGATCGTCGGCGGACTCATGGCGAGCCTGCTGACCGGCATCGCCTCCGCACATGGGTCGACCGTCGACCCGCCGTCGCGGAACTACGGCTGCTGGCAGCGCTGGGGCAGTGATTTCCAGAACCCGACGATGGCCCAGCAGGACCCGATGTGCTGGCAGGCGTGGCAGGCCGACACCACCGCGATGTGGAACTGGAACGGCCTGTACCGCGAAGGCGTCGCGGGCAACCACCAGGGCGCCATCCCGAACGGCCAGCTGTGCAGCGGCGGCCGGACCGGTGGCATGCGGTACGCGGCCCTGGACAACCCGGGCCAGTGGAAGGCCGTCACCAAGCCGCGGCAGTTCACCCTCGACATCTGGGACCAGGCCAGGCACGGCGCGGACTACCTGCGGGTGTACGTGACCAAGCAGGGCTTCAACGCCACGACCACGGCGTTGGGCTGGAACCACCTCGACCTGGTCGCGACCACCGGCCGCTACGCGCCGTCCGACCACTACCGGGTCGCGGTGAACGCGGGCAGCCGCACCGGCCGCCACGTCGTCTACGCGATCTGGCAGGCCAGTCACTCCGACCAGTCGTACTACTTCTGCAGCGACGTCATCTTCCAGTAG
- a CDS encoding polysaccharide lyase family 1 protein, translating into MSPLNRRSLLAGTALAAVTAAVPRAAWGSAAALNVADGFAGVNALGQNGTTGGAGGQAVTVTTAAALADYVGRKEPYVISVSGRIEVGDDMLTVVANKTITGIGSTAEITGGGLQLGSTTRPGNNVIIRNLRFTNASDDSISVTNSAHHVWIDHCDLSNGYDGLLDVKRNSDYVTVSWNHFHDHSKSALLGHSDSYTSDKGKLRVTYHHNFFDGTDQRHPRVRFGEPVHVYNNYYRGNSLYGVASTMDAGVVVEGNYFENVAHPILSGYDKSGPGRVVERNNIYAGSGAPETLGAVVEPRTYYSYTVDAPASVPRIVTAGAGVGRV; encoded by the coding sequence ATGAGCCCCCTCAACCGCCGCAGCCTGCTCGCCGGCACGGCGCTCGCCGCGGTCACCGCCGCCGTGCCGCGCGCCGCGTGGGGATCGGCCGCCGCGCTCAACGTCGCGGACGGGTTCGCCGGGGTGAACGCCCTGGGCCAGAACGGCACCACCGGCGGCGCGGGCGGCCAGGCGGTCACCGTCACCACGGCCGCCGCCCTCGCCGACTACGTGGGCCGCAAGGAGCCGTACGTCATCTCGGTGTCGGGTCGGATCGAGGTCGGCGACGACATGTTGACCGTGGTCGCGAACAAGACGATCACCGGGATCGGGTCGACCGCCGAGATCACCGGCGGCGGGCTGCAGCTGGGGTCGACCACCCGGCCGGGCAACAACGTGATCATCCGCAACCTGCGGTTCACCAACGCCTCGGACGACTCGATCAGCGTCACCAACTCCGCGCACCACGTGTGGATCGACCACTGCGACCTGTCCAACGGCTACGACGGCCTGCTGGACGTCAAGCGCAACTCCGACTACGTGACGGTGTCGTGGAACCACTTCCACGACCACAGCAAGTCGGCCCTGCTCGGCCACTCGGACAGCTACACCAGCGACAAGGGCAAGCTGCGCGTCACCTACCACCACAACTTCTTCGACGGCACCGACCAGCGGCACCCGCGCGTGCGGTTCGGCGAGCCGGTGCACGTGTACAACAACTACTACCGGGGCAACTCGCTCTACGGCGTCGCCTCCACCATGGACGCCGGGGTGGTGGTCGAGGGCAACTACTTCGAGAACGTCGCCCACCCGATCCTGTCCGGCTACGACAAGAGCGGCCCTGGGCGGGTGGTGGAGCGCAACAACATCTACGCGGGTTCCGGCGCGCCGGAAACGCTCGGCGCCGTCGTGGAACCGCGCACGTACTACAGCTACACCGTGGACGCCCCGGCCTCCGTGCCGAGGATCGTCACCGCCGGCGCGGGCGTCGGCCGGGTGTAG
- a CDS encoding polysaccharide lyase family 1 protein has translation MPTPVGNRRALLKVAVAAVALATTAVAVPGATPALAATTADGFASVNALGQNGTTGGAGGAVVTATTTAQFLDYIARPQPLVVQVRGTITLPTGNSDGMHPVASDKTIIGLGPDARLVGGGLNIGLPVDDDVTSPPANAVHNIIIRNLALSGATDDLINVQMFSHHIWIDHNDFSNGDDGAIDIKRGSDFVTVSWNRFHDHDKTLLLGHDDDNGAQDIGRLRVTYHHNYFDGSDQRNPRVRFGESVHVYNNYYRDNSYGVASAMNAGVVLEGNYFFSVNNPGRVDFSGDLGRMVARDNILVDCNHEVEVRGSVVEPRTYYAYSLNRAADVPTVVPAGAGTGRI, from the coding sequence ATGCCCACACCTGTCGGGAACAGGCGCGCCCTGCTGAAGGTCGCCGTGGCCGCCGTCGCGCTGGCCACGACCGCGGTCGCGGTGCCCGGCGCCACGCCGGCGCTGGCCGCGACCACCGCGGACGGGTTCGCCTCGGTCAACGCACTCGGTCAGAACGGCACCACCGGCGGCGCGGGCGGCGCCGTGGTGACCGCCACGACGACCGCCCAGTTCCTGGACTACATCGCCCGGCCGCAACCGCTGGTCGTGCAGGTCCGGGGCACGATCACGCTGCCCACCGGCAACTCCGACGGCATGCACCCCGTCGCCTCGGACAAGACGATCATCGGCCTGGGCCCGGACGCGCGGCTGGTCGGCGGCGGCCTCAACATCGGCCTGCCGGTCGACGACGACGTCACCAGCCCGCCGGCGAACGCGGTGCACAACATCATCATCCGCAACCTGGCGCTGTCCGGGGCCACGGACGACCTGATCAACGTGCAGATGTTCAGCCACCACATCTGGATCGACCACAACGACTTCTCCAACGGCGACGACGGCGCGATCGACATCAAGCGGGGCAGCGACTTCGTCACCGTCTCGTGGAACAGGTTCCACGACCACGACAAGACGCTGCTGCTCGGCCACGACGACGACAACGGCGCGCAGGACATCGGCCGGCTGCGGGTCACCTACCACCACAACTACTTCGACGGCTCCGACCAGCGCAACCCGCGCGTCCGCTTCGGCGAGTCGGTGCACGTCTACAACAACTACTACCGCGACAACAGCTACGGCGTCGCCTCGGCGATGAACGCGGGCGTGGTGCTGGAGGGCAACTACTTCTTCAGCGTGAACAACCCGGGCCGGGTCGACTTCAGCGGCGACCTGGGCCGGATGGTGGCCCGCGACAACATCCTCGTGGACTGCAACCACGAGGTCGAAGTGCGCGGCTCCGTGGTCGAGCCCCGCACCTACTACGCCTACTCCCTCAACCGCGCCGCCGACGTGCCCACGGTGGTGCCCGCCGGCGCGGGCACCGGTCGGATCTGA
- a CDS encoding phosphotransferase, protein MSRARAAAVALAGELGLRVDEAVVLQDSNLLALRLAPCGVFARVARAGREVAAFEVELAGRLAAAGSPVAALEPRVEPRVYERDGFAVTLWTYYDVVAPGPDYPGAYADALRRLHAGMRDVAIASPHFLDRVAQAEALVAHREQTPALAEADRRLLLDTLRDARERILGRGAVEQLLHGEPHPGNLLGTREGLLFIDFETCCRGPVEFDVAHAPEDVGARYPGLDQVLLAECRRLVLALVAAWRWDVRDEFPDGHGHGRDILSLLREGPPWPALGALVTE, encoded by the coding sequence GTGTCGCGTGCGAGGGCTGCGGCGGTGGCGCTGGCCGGTGAGCTGGGCCTGCGGGTCGACGAGGCGGTGGTGCTGCAGGATTCGAACCTGCTCGCCCTGCGCCTGGCGCCGTGTGGTGTCTTCGCCCGGGTGGCACGGGCGGGGCGGGAGGTGGCCGCGTTCGAGGTCGAGCTGGCCGGGCGGCTCGCCGCGGCCGGGAGTCCCGTCGCGGCGCTGGAGCCCCGGGTCGAGCCGCGGGTCTACGAGCGCGACGGTTTCGCCGTGACCCTGTGGACCTACTACGACGTCGTGGCCCCCGGCCCGGACTACCCGGGCGCCTACGCCGACGCGCTCCGGCGCCTGCACGCCGGCATGCGCGACGTCGCGATCGCGAGCCCCCACTTCCTGGACCGGGTCGCGCAGGCCGAAGCCCTGGTCGCACACCGGGAACAGACCCCCGCGCTCGCCGAGGCCGACCGGCGCCTCCTCCTCGACACGCTGCGCGACGCTCGGGAACGGATCCTCGGCCGCGGCGCCGTCGAGCAGTTGCTGCACGGCGAACCGCACCCCGGCAACCTCCTCGGCACCCGTGAAGGTTTGCTGTTCATCGACTTCGAGACGTGTTGCCGAGGACCCGTCGAATTCGACGTGGCCCACGCACCGGAAGACGTCGGCGCGCGGTACCCGGGCCTGGACCAGGTCCTGCTCGCGGAATGCCGTCGGCTGGTGCTCGCGCTGGTCGCCGCCTGGCGCTGGGACGTCCGCGACGAATTCCCGGACGGGCACGGGCACGGCCGCGACATCCTGTCCCTGCTCCGCGAAGGCCCGCCCTGGCCCGCGCTCGGCGCTCTCGTCACCGAGTAG
- a CDS encoding oxaloacetate decarboxylase, producing MAYGKALREAVAAPGTTPLIGVFDMLSASVASRHYDGLFVSGFGFAASHYGLPDIGFIAWPDVVGFVQRLRLALPRQHLLVDVDDGYVDPEVACQVVRALEQVGASGVVLEDQRRPRRCGHVEGKRVLPLEEYLEKLDLVLSSRTDLVVVARTDATEEDEMVRRATAFAATDADAVLVDGVPSVEVIRRVRRAAGDKPLLFNQIAGGRSPSLSLPELTDLGVDVAIYSTPCLFAAHAAMEDAMAQLKGRDGLLPEGPIGVAESQALLERNISRHHDLPAPRAADPALTR from the coding sequence ATGGCATACGGCAAGGCACTGCGCGAGGCGGTCGCGGCCCCCGGGACGACCCCGCTGATCGGCGTGTTCGACATGCTGTCGGCGTCGGTCGCGTCCCGGCACTACGACGGGCTGTTCGTCTCCGGGTTCGGCTTCGCCGCGTCCCACTACGGCCTGCCGGACATCGGGTTCATCGCCTGGCCGGACGTGGTCGGGTTCGTCCAGCGGCTGCGCCTGGCGCTGCCCCGGCAGCACCTGCTGGTGGACGTCGACGACGGGTACGTCGACCCCGAGGTGGCCTGCCAGGTGGTGCGCGCGCTGGAGCAGGTCGGCGCGTCCGGCGTCGTCCTGGAGGACCAGCGGCGGCCGCGCCGGTGCGGGCACGTCGAGGGCAAGCGGGTCCTGCCGCTGGAGGAGTACCTGGAGAAGCTGGACCTGGTGCTGTCGAGCCGGACCGACCTGGTCGTGGTGGCGCGGACCGACGCCACCGAGGAGGACGAGATGGTGCGCCGGGCCACCGCGTTCGCCGCGACGGACGCCGACGCCGTGCTGGTCGACGGGGTGCCCTCGGTGGAGGTGATCCGCCGGGTCCGGCGGGCGGCGGGCGACAAGCCGCTGCTGTTCAACCAGATCGCGGGCGGCCGGTCGCCCAGCCTGTCGCTGCCCGAGTTGACCGACCTGGGCGTCGACGTGGCGATCTACAGCACGCCGTGCCTGTTCGCCGCCCACGCGGCGATGGAGGACGCGATGGCGCAGCTGAAGGGCCGTGACGGCCTGCTGCCGGAGGGACCGATCGGCGTCGCCGAGTCGCAGGCGCTGCTGGAGCGCAACATCAGCCGCCACCACGACCTGCCCGCACCGCGCGCGGCCGACCCGGCCCTGACCCGCTAG
- a CDS encoding alpha/beta hydrolase, giving the protein MRITSDTVDGAIREQLFTIGEIPGVLWTPAAASGPRPLVLIGHGGGQHKKGGEVVSRAFPYVTSCGFAVAAIDAPGTGDRPEHPEIRRLVATIQEREAAGEPFGPEWPALNETVASQLVPDWRTTLDALRELDCVGDSGPVGYYGLSQAGEMGIRLVAAEPRITAAVLGLVGSDWLTRIAARITIPVEFVLQWDDEGNPRDSVMKLFDALGSAEKTLHANPGSHFRVPSFEIDSSIRFFTRHLGVPGTANSS; this is encoded by the coding sequence ATGCGCATCACCTCGGACACCGTTGATGGCGCCATCCGCGAACAGCTCTTCACCATCGGGGAGATCCCCGGCGTGCTCTGGACACCCGCCGCGGCCTCCGGCCCCCGCCCGCTGGTCCTGATCGGGCACGGCGGCGGACAGCACAAGAAGGGAGGGGAAGTCGTCTCCCGGGCCTTCCCCTACGTCACTTCCTGCGGCTTCGCGGTCGCCGCGATCGACGCGCCGGGCACCGGCGACAGGCCCGAGCACCCGGAGATCCGGCGACTCGTCGCCACCATCCAGGAACGAGAGGCCGCGGGCGAGCCCTTCGGCCCGGAGTGGCCCGCTCTGAACGAGACCGTGGCGTCACAGCTCGTGCCCGACTGGCGGACCACCCTCGACGCGCTCCGCGAACTGGACTGCGTCGGCGACAGCGGGCCCGTCGGGTACTACGGCCTGTCCCAGGCCGGCGAGATGGGCATCCGCCTCGTCGCGGCCGAACCCCGGATCACGGCCGCGGTCCTCGGCCTCGTCGGGAGCGACTGGCTCACCCGCATCGCGGCGCGGATCACGATCCCGGTCGAGTTCGTGCTGCAGTGGGACGACGAGGGCAATCCACGGGACTCCGTCATGAAGCTGTTCGACGCCCTAGGCTCGGCCGAGAAGACCCTGCACGCCAACCCCGGCAGCCACTTCCGGGTTCCGTCTTTCGAGATCGACAGTTCGATCCGGTTCTTCACCCGACACCTGGGTGTCCCCGGCACCGCGAACAGCTCCTGA
- a CDS encoding alpha/beta hydrolase fold domain-containing protein, translating into MPLHPEARAVIDAVDGLIPAPTTAAGMRAVFAESWRPSPDPEPVAAVVDRTIPGPGGPLPVRVYTPSGSGPFPVLVWFHGGGWVIGSLDENDAACRALCNAVGAVVVSVGYRLAPEHRYPAAAEDAYAAVRWVAGHGDEIGADGSRLAVGGESAGGNLAAVVCLMSRDHDGPPIAFQLLAAPVIAPPGDRQSYLDFGVGHFLSRESMEWFFEQYPRSPEDLTDPYLAPLEAEHLGGLPPALVMTAEFDPLRDEGEEYAHRLLDDGVPVTLVRYPGQIHGFFALLVDQLTVSAEAHARAAAALRAAFTALEGR; encoded by the coding sequence ATGCCGTTGCACCCCGAGGCCAGGGCGGTGATCGACGCCGTCGACGGGCTGATCCCGGCGCCCACGACGGCCGCTGGGATGCGGGCGGTGTTCGCCGAGTCGTGGCGGCCCTCCCCCGACCCCGAGCCGGTCGCCGCCGTGGTGGACCGGACGATCCCCGGACCCGGCGGGCCGCTGCCGGTGCGCGTGTACACCCCGTCCGGTTCCGGGCCGTTCCCGGTGCTGGTGTGGTTCCACGGTGGCGGCTGGGTGATCGGGTCGCTGGACGAGAACGACGCCGCCTGCCGGGCGCTGTGCAACGCGGTCGGCGCGGTGGTGGTGTCGGTGGGCTACCGGCTCGCGCCCGAGCACCGCTACCCGGCGGCGGCCGAGGACGCCTACGCGGCGGTGCGGTGGGTGGCCGGGCACGGCGACGAGATCGGCGCGGACGGCTCGCGGCTGGCCGTCGGCGGCGAGAGCGCGGGCGGCAACCTGGCCGCGGTGGTGTGCCTGATGTCGCGCGACCACGACGGCCCGCCGATCGCGTTCCAGCTGCTCGCCGCGCCCGTCATCGCGCCGCCGGGCGACCGCCAGTCCTACCTGGACTTCGGCGTCGGGCACTTCCTGAGCCGCGAGAGCATGGAGTGGTTCTTCGAGCAGTACCCGCGGTCGCCGGAGGACCTGACCGACCCGTACCTGGCGCCGTTGGAGGCCGAGCACCTGGGCGGCCTGCCGCCCGCGCTGGTGATGACCGCCGAGTTCGACCCGCTGCGCGACGAGGGCGAGGAGTACGCGCACCGGCTGCTGGACGACGGCGTGCCGGTCACGCTCGTCCGCTACCCCGGCCAGATCCACGGCTTCTTCGCCCTACTGGTGGACCAGCTCACCGTGTCCGCCGAGGCCCACGCCCGCGCCGCCGCCGCGCTGCGCGCCGCTTTCACCGCCTTGGAGGGCCGATGA
- a CDS encoding polysaccharide lyase family 1 protein has product MSDITRRSLLAGAAATALTAVTARAASSSPVTTNPVWAAPFQIADGFAGTNTLGQNGTTGGAGGPVVTVRDTETFLDYCDRNEPYVIQVDGIMTFSSKQALRSNKTVIGLPGAEIRGGGLDMYRRQNVIIRNLRFTGADDDAISIQQSSHHIWIDHCDLSGGADGLIDIVRGADFITVSWNHFHDHSKTALLGHSDSNSGPDTGKLRTTFHHNYFNATEQRHPRVRFGEPIHVYNNYFRDNRLYGVASTENAGVLVEANYFENVPHPIYSGYDESGPGRVVQRDNVFVNSGTPQTLGTVVEPRTYYAYTPDNPSTLPSTVPAGVGVGRI; this is encoded by the coding sequence ATGAGCGACATCACCAGGCGCAGCCTGCTCGCGGGCGCCGCCGCGACGGCGCTGACCGCCGTCACCGCGCGGGCCGCGTCGAGCAGCCCGGTCACCACGAACCCGGTGTGGGCGGCGCCGTTCCAGATCGCGGACGGGTTCGCCGGCACGAACACGCTGGGCCAGAACGGCACCACCGGCGGCGCGGGCGGGCCCGTGGTCACGGTGCGCGACACCGAGACGTTCCTGGACTACTGCGACCGCAACGAGCCCTACGTGATCCAGGTCGACGGGATCATGACGTTCAGCAGCAAGCAGGCCCTGCGCTCCAACAAGACCGTCATCGGCCTGCCCGGCGCGGAGATCCGCGGTGGCGGGCTGGACATGTACCGCAGGCAGAACGTGATCATCCGCAACCTCCGGTTCACCGGCGCGGACGACGACGCGATCAGCATCCAGCAGTCCTCGCACCACATCTGGATCGACCACTGCGACCTCAGCGGCGGCGCGGACGGGCTGATCGACATCGTCCGGGGCGCGGACTTCATCACGGTCTCGTGGAACCACTTCCACGACCACAGCAAGACCGCGCTGCTCGGCCACTCCGACTCCAACTCGGGCCCGGACACCGGCAAGCTGCGCACCACGTTCCACCACAACTACTTCAACGCCACCGAGCAGCGGCACCCGCGGGTGCGGTTCGGCGAGCCGATCCACGTCTACAACAACTACTTCCGCGACAACCGGCTCTACGGCGTCGCGTCCACCGAGAACGCGGGCGTGCTGGTCGAGGCGAACTACTTCGAGAACGTGCCGCACCCCATCTACTCCGGTTACGACGAGAGCGGCCCGGGGCGGGTGGTGCAGCGCGACAATGTCTTCGTCAACTCGGGCACGCCGCAGACGCTCGGCACGGTCGTGGAGCCGCGCACCTACTACGCCTACACCCCCGACAACCCGTCGACCCTGCCCAGCACCGTGCCGGCCGGTGTCGGCGTCGGTCGGATCTGA
- a CDS encoding DUF6343 family protein, whose amino-acid sequence MTGPGHPGDDDLPPPAPPRSALTLRLWLAAFGVVFNGVAAWLCARAGLTWLAVLLGVLAVVLLVDFGWVAHRKRRGDPG is encoded by the coding sequence GTGACCGGTCCCGGCCACCCCGGCGACGACGACCTGCCGCCACCCGCACCGCCGCGCAGCGCGTTGACCCTGCGGCTGTGGCTGGCGGCGTTCGGGGTCGTCTTCAACGGGGTGGCCGCGTGGTTGTGCGCGCGGGCGGGGCTGACCTGGTTGGCCGTGCTGCTCGGGGTGCTCGCGGTCGTGCTGCTCGTGGACTTCGGCTGGGTGGCGCACCGCAAGCGGCGTGGCGACCCGGGCTGA
- a CDS encoding response regulator transcription factor, producing MDTIRVASAMRIGAALGSAADVEWDEVFAGLRLAVPLMCAVQVTGWDPVARRFLVMAEHGYNRAISQELAHELPRTKWGGQLFDSPVPLLMDDMPHNFRDSPHYQEQLRPAGFEDGLSAALKLGPEQVVGVVHLNAPERSAFDEDTRQFIAEVGRALARRVDPLRHPRFDAWFGPEWTASWLLPVQAPVAGRSPAPLAHDPELRALAERFAALGVRTVPFLWPGRDGWHRVRLLRVADGPRSGVIAACTAFENAPALTARELDVATGLVAGLSNQAIAEALVVSRRTVETYVERLLTKLDCRSRGEAAGVAARAGYLRPSPAGLGELGRLTRGADPNWG from the coding sequence ATGGACACCATCCGGGTGGCCTCGGCGATGCGGATCGGCGCCGCCCTCGGCAGTGCGGCGGACGTCGAGTGGGACGAGGTCTTCGCCGGGCTGCGGCTGGCCGTCCCGCTGATGTGCGCGGTGCAGGTGACCGGGTGGGACCCGGTGGCGCGGCGGTTCCTGGTCATGGCCGAGCACGGCTACAACCGGGCCATCAGCCAGGAGCTGGCGCACGAGCTGCCCAGGACCAAGTGGGGCGGCCAGCTGTTCGACTCCCCCGTGCCGCTGCTCATGGACGACATGCCGCACAACTTCCGCGACTCGCCGCACTACCAGGAGCAACTGCGGCCCGCCGGGTTCGAGGACGGCCTGTCCGCGGCACTCAAGCTCGGCCCGGAGCAGGTCGTCGGGGTGGTGCACCTGAACGCGCCGGAGCGCTCGGCGTTCGACGAGGACACCCGGCAGTTCATCGCCGAGGTCGGTCGCGCGCTGGCCCGCCGGGTCGATCCGCTGCGCCACCCCAGGTTCGACGCCTGGTTCGGTCCCGAGTGGACGGCGAGCTGGCTGCTGCCGGTCCAGGCGCCGGTGGCGGGCCGCTCCCCCGCGCCGCTCGCGCACGACCCGGAGCTGCGGGCGCTGGCCGAGCGGTTCGCCGCGCTGGGCGTGCGCACGGTGCCGTTCCTGTGGCCGGGGCGGGACGGCTGGCACCGGGTGCGCCTGCTGCGCGTCGCCGACGGCCCGCGCAGCGGCGTGATCGCCGCCTGCACGGCGTTCGAGAACGCGCCGGCCCTGACCGCCCGTGAGCTGGACGTCGCCACCGGCCTGGTGGCCGGGCTGAGCAACCAGGCGATCGCCGAGGCGCTGGTGGTCAGCCGCCGCACGGTCGAGACGTACGTGGAACGCCTGCTCACCAAGCTCGACTGCCGGTCCCGGGGCGAGGCGGCGGGCGTCGCGGCGCGGGCGGGCTACCTGCGCCCCTCCCCGGCGGGCCTGGGCGAGCTGGGCCGGTTGACCAGGGGTGCCGACCCGAACTGGGGCTGA
- a CDS encoding class I SAM-dependent methyltransferase, giving the protein MSASSIGGVSVDRAQRRRHGVRTCDPLHAAVLAEHYDFRLHRHVLDLGGLSTAFLAEAAAKHPKLTGAFVGTPQFLDVARGTVPAEVADRITFHEADPLTDPVPGHYDAVLLEHVIHRFDPERNQAIMRAAREVVDPGGRLLVLDFLLLAEDARRLDPVLAGEHLVIDGTVVYPEGEVHDWLTGAGWEVLETRPLPGSPRVVIAEAV; this is encoded by the coding sequence GTGAGTGCTTCGTCCATCGGGGGCGTTTCGGTCGACCGGGCTCAACGGCGACGTCACGGCGTTCGGACCTGCGACCCGCTGCACGCGGCGGTGCTCGCCGAGCACTACGACTTCCGGCTGCACCGGCACGTGCTGGACCTCGGCGGGCTGTCCACCGCGTTCCTGGCCGAGGCCGCGGCCAAGCACCCGAAGCTGACCGGCGCGTTCGTCGGCACGCCGCAGTTCCTCGACGTGGCGCGCGGGACGGTGCCGGCGGAGGTCGCCGACCGGATCACCTTCCACGAGGCCGACCCGCTGACCGACCCGGTGCCCGGCCACTACGACGCCGTGCTGCTGGAGCACGTGATCCACCGGTTCGACCCGGAGCGGAACCAGGCGATCATGCGGGCCGCGCGGGAGGTGGTCGACCCCGGCGGGCGGCTGCTGGTGCTGGACTTCCTGCTGCTGGCCGAGGACGCCCGGCGGCTGGACCCGGTGCTGGCGGGCGAGCACCTGGTGATCGACGGGACGGTGGTCTACCCCGAGGGCGAGGTGCACGACTGGCTGACCGGCGCCGGCTGGGAGGTGCTGGAGACCCGGCCGCTGCCGGGCAGCCCGCGCGTGGTCATCGCGGAGGCCGTGTGA